A section of the Clostridium omnivorum genome encodes:
- the spoVG gene encoding septation regulator SpoVG, with protein MQITDVRIRKVAAEGKMKAIVSVTFDNEFVVHDIKVIEGQNGLFIAMPSRKTPDGEFKDIAHPINTQTRERIQSAILDEYEKVKNDEATVAEE; from the coding sequence ATGCAAATTACTGATGTTAGAATTAGAAAAGTTGCTGCTGAGGGTAAAATGAAGGCTATTGTTTCAGTAACTTTTGACAATGAATTTGTTGTTCATGACATAAAGGTTATTGAAGGACAAAATGGACTTTTTATCGCTATGCCAAGCAGGAAGACTCCAGACGGAGAATTCAAAGACATAGCTCACCCAATAAATACCCAAACCAGGGAAAGAATTCAAAGTGCTATTTTGGATGAATACGAAAAAGTAAAAAATGATGAAGCCACAGTAGCGGAAGAATAA
- the glmU gene encoding bifunctional UDP-N-acetylglucosamine diphosphorylase/glucosamine-1-phosphate N-acetyltransferase GlmU — translation MYKCATILAAGEGKRMKSETPKVLHKVCGKEMVNHVIDIMRKAEMEEVNVIVGRGAEKVKAATEIKNVSYSLQDKQLGTGHAVMCASDFLKGKKGIVAIFTGDAPLIKEETVKNLLKFHEEGSFKATILTSVIENPGAYGRVIRNENNEVEKIVEAKDCNSEEAAVKEINAGMYCFDIESLLLSLSKLTNNNAQGEYYLTDVIGILKSEGAKVGAMVTEFEETIGVNSRVELAAVEKILRQRINKKHMENGVTIIDPDTTYIGSDVEIGQDTIIYPGNVIEGKTVIKENCMLYPNSRITDSTIESGVHIQSSVILESHIGENTTVGPYAYIRPESTIGKNARIGDFVEIKKSSIGDNTKVSHLTYIGDAEVGSACNFGCGTVVVNYDGKKKHKTIIGDNVFIGCNTNLVSPVKVNDNAYTAAGSTITEEVPEGALAIARERQTNIEGWVEKKGLKK, via the coding sequence ATGTATAAATGTGCTACAATATTAGCAGCAGGTGAAGGAAAGAGAATGAAATCTGAAACTCCTAAGGTGCTGCATAAGGTCTGTGGTAAGGAAATGGTAAACCACGTCATAGACATAATGAGAAAAGCTGAAATGGAAGAAGTCAATGTGATAGTGGGACGAGGAGCAGAAAAGGTTAAAGCTGCTACTGAAATTAAAAATGTATCCTACTCACTTCAAGATAAACAATTGGGCACAGGACATGCTGTTATGTGTGCTAGTGACTTTCTAAAAGGCAAAAAAGGTATAGTAGCTATTTTTACAGGGGATGCACCTCTTATTAAAGAAGAAACTGTAAAAAATCTTTTGAAGTTTCATGAAGAAGGTTCTTTCAAAGCTACAATACTCACTTCTGTTATTGAAAATCCAGGAGCTTATGGAAGAGTAATAAGAAATGAAAATAATGAAGTAGAAAAAATTGTTGAGGCAAAGGATTGTAATTCTGAGGAAGCTGCAGTAAAGGAAATTAATGCAGGAATGTATTGCTTCGATATAGAAAGCCTTTTACTCTCACTTAGCAAGCTGACTAATAATAATGCTCAAGGAGAATACTACCTGACTGATGTAATAGGGATCTTAAAGAGTGAAGGTGCAAAGGTAGGAGCAATGGTTACTGAGTTTGAGGAAACTATTGGGGTCAATTCAAGAGTAGAGCTTGCAGCAGTTGAAAAGATTCTTAGACAAAGAATTAATAAAAAGCATATGGAAAATGGAGTTACAATAATAGATCCAGATACTACTTATATAGGTAGTGATGTAGAAATTGGACAGGATACTATAATATATCCTGGTAATGTTATAGAAGGTAAAACAGTAATTAAAGAAAATTGTATGTTATATCCTAATTCAAGAATTACAGATAGTACTATTGAAAGTGGTGTTCATATTCAAAGTTCAGTGATTTTAGAAAGTCATATTGGTGAGAATACTACCGTAGGGCCTTATGCATACATAAGACCAGAGAGTACTATTGGTAAGAATGCAAGAATAGGGGACTTTGTTGAGATAAAAAAATCAAGTATTGGTGATAATACAAAGGTATCACATTTAACATATATAGGAGATGCAGAAGTAGGCAGTGCTTGCAATTTTGGCTGCGGAACTGTAGTAGTAAATTATGATGGTAAGAAAAAGCATAAGACTATTATAGGAGATAATGTTTTTATTGGCTGCAATACTAACTTGGTATCACCTGTAAAAGTTAATGATAATGCATATACAGCAGCAGGATCAACAATAACAGAAGAGGTTCCGGAAGGAGCGCTTGCGATAGCAAGAGAAAGACAAACCAACATTGAGGGTTGGGTAGAGAAAAAGGGACTTAAGAAATAG
- the pdxT gene encoding pyridoxal 5'-phosphate synthase glutaminase subunit PdxT produces the protein MRIGVLALQGGVIEHIKHLKALDVEVVEVKNAEQLKTLQGIILPGGESTTMGKLLRERGMIEELRESILMGMPTYGTCAGMILLAKEIEGERESYLGLMNIKVKRNAYGSQLDSFVTNEVIGQVSNKEIPLVFIRAPYIMSTGNEVNIIHKVNDNIVAAREDNILVTSFHPELTNNLDFHRYFISMCANY, from the coding sequence GTGAGGATAGGGGTGTTGGCACTTCAAGGTGGTGTTATTGAACATATAAAGCATTTAAAAGCTCTTGATGTAGAAGTAGTTGAGGTAAAAAATGCTGAGCAATTAAAGACTCTTCAGGGGATCATTCTTCCAGGTGGTGAGAGTACCACTATGGGTAAGCTGTTAAGAGAAAGAGGGATGATTGAAGAGCTTAGGGAAAGTATATTAATGGGTATGCCAACCTATGGAACTTGTGCGGGTATGATACTGCTGGCAAAGGAAATAGAAGGTGAAAGAGAGTCCTATCTTGGGTTAATGAATATTAAAGTAAAAAGAAATGCCTATGGGAGTCAGCTTGACAGCTTTGTAACTAACGAAGTTATTGGGCAAGTAAGCAATAAAGAAATTCCATTGGTTTTCATTAGGGCTCCATATATTATGTCCACAGGAAACGAGGTAAATATTATTCATAAAGTTAATGACAATATCGTGGCAGCTAGAGAAGATAATATTCTAGTAACCTCTTTTCACCCAGAGTTAACTAATAACTTAGATTTTCATAGATATTTCATCAGTATGTGTGCTAATTATTGA
- a CDS encoding sensor histidine kinase, producing the protein MKKGIFSKMVAAYTIIVALSFFIIATVLSLWFQNYYFQQRKNQLESNAELIKPYAVDKFVTQDNNVTERDWEKILYILSTSSNADIWITDNNGFINQVSNKNHQQLIGKQVFQRDLDTLRLKQSVEIKGTYENILSTPSHIYIMPVIEDRSFIGSVIMITPLSQLKEPLKNVYRIIWFSALLAIIVSSIIIYHFSEKIILAPLAKINSVAKKISKGEVEKRVEIISNDEIGELAESFNSMADNIEKVENHRREFISNVSHEIRSPITSIKGFIGGILDGVIPKEKENYYLSIAYEEIQRLTRLVNDLLDLSAIEAGQFRLRIEELDINELIRITVIKFETKIKAKGLKVDVCFAEDNLYIAGDRDRLVQVLTNLVDNAIKYVSEGGNIKICTKTKGDKVLVTVFNDGPLISKEDISHIWDRFYKADKSRTAKMSTGLGLPIARNILTQLGEDIWVENREGEGVIFTFTLKRVK; encoded by the coding sequence ATGAAAAAAGGAATTTTTTCTAAGATGGTAGCTGCTTATACCATAATTGTAGCATTAAGCTTTTTTATAATAGCTACCGTTCTTTCCCTTTGGTTTCAGAATTATTATTTTCAACAAAGAAAGAACCAGCTTGAATCTAATGCTGAGCTTATTAAGCCTTATGCAGTAGACAAATTTGTGACTCAAGATAATAACGTAACTGAAAGAGATTGGGAAAAAATATTATATATATTAAGTACTAGCTCCAATGCTGACATATGGATTACGGACAATAATGGGTTCATTAATCAGGTATCCAATAAAAATCATCAGCAGCTCATTGGAAAACAAGTTTTTCAACGTGATCTTGATACGCTTAGATTAAAACAATCAGTGGAGATTAAAGGGACTTACGAGAATATACTATCCACACCATCTCATATTTATATAATGCCAGTAATAGAAGATAGAAGCTTTATTGGCTCGGTAATAATGATAACTCCGCTAAGTCAATTAAAGGAGCCACTAAAAAATGTATATAGGATTATATGGTTTTCCGCTCTTTTAGCTATAATTGTATCATCAATCATCATTTATCACTTTTCTGAGAAAATCATTCTTGCTCCTTTAGCTAAAATAAATTCAGTAGCTAAGAAGATTTCAAAAGGTGAGGTAGAAAAAAGGGTAGAAATTATTTCGAATGATGAAATAGGAGAGCTTGCTGAATCTTTTAATTCAATGGCAGATAATATTGAAAAAGTGGAGAATCATAGAAGAGAATTTATTTCTAATGTATCACATGAAATACGTTCGCCTATTACATCAATTAAAGGCTTTATTGGAGGAATATTAGATGGAGTTATACCTAAAGAAAAGGAAAATTATTATTTATCTATAGCTTATGAGGAAATTCAGAGACTAACTAGGCTTGTAAACGATTTGCTAGATCTTTCAGCAATAGAAGCAGGTCAGTTTAGATTAAGAATAGAGGAATTGGATATTAATGAACTTATAAGGATAACAGTTATAAAGTTTGAAACAAAAATTAAGGCCAAGGGCTTAAAAGTTGATGTGTGTTTTGCTGAAGATAATTTATATATTGCTGGAGATAGGGATAGACTTGTTCAGGTACTTACAAACTTAGTTGATAATGCAATTAAGTATGTAAGCGAAGGCGGAAATATCAAAATATGTACAAAGACTAAGGGAGATAAGGTATTAGTAACTGTCTTTAATGATGGACCTTTAATCTCTAAGGAAGATATATCGCATATTTGGGATAGATTTTATAAAGCGGATAAGTCTAGAACTGCAAAAATGAGTACGGGACTAGGACTACCAATTGCTAGAAATATTTTGACTCAGCTAGGGGAAGATATATGGGTTGAAAATAGAGAAGGAGAAGGGGTTATTTTTACCTTCACTTTGAAAAGAGTTAAATGA
- the murC gene encoding UDP-N-acetylmuramate--L-alanine ligase produces the protein MSFDFIKDKNTKVHFIGIGGISMSGLAEILLENGYKVSGSDRKASNITDKLSRQGAEIFIGHDADNIKDTNLVVYTAAISEDNPELIRAKELSLPLMDRAEFLGDIMKGHKYNVAVSGTHGKTTTTSMISHIIMKANLDPTILVGGELDLIDGNVRTGKSEYFITEACEYKASFLKFFPYIGVILNIEADHLDFYRDIYHIKDTFIEFTKLIPKDGYLVASAEDKVLKEVIPHANCNVITYGIEEGFIRAKNITYNDRGCASFEAYKGEEKLFDVHMNVPGRHNVLNALASVSTALCLNIDDKFISEGLEGFYGTHRRFEIKGTRNGVTVVDDYAHHPTEIKACLGAAKNYPHKRIFCVHQPHTYTRTITLFDDFANSFFDADEIILADIYAAREKFSSKVSSDMLGDAIRDKGLPCKNFHSFEEIVAYLETRLEEGDMLITVGAGDVYKIGEMYLANK, from the coding sequence TTGTCATTTGATTTTATAAAAGATAAAAATACTAAGGTACATTTTATAGGCATAGGCGGAATAAGTATGAGCGGCCTTGCAGAAATACTATTAGAAAATGGTTACAAAGTTTCAGGTTCAGATAGGAAAGCATCAAATATAACTGATAAACTTTCAAGGCAGGGCGCTGAAATTTTCATAGGTCATGACGCTGATAATATCAAAGATACAAATTTAGTAGTTTATACTGCAGCTATATCAGAGGATAATCCTGAGCTCATTCGTGCTAAAGAATTATCTCTTCCGTTAATGGATAGAGCCGAGTTCCTTGGTGATATTATGAAAGGTCATAAGTATAATGTTGCGGTGTCAGGAACCCATGGCAAAACTACAACTACTTCTATGATCTCGCATATAATTATGAAAGCTAATCTAGATCCAACAATTTTAGTTGGAGGCGAACTAGATTTAATTGATGGTAATGTTCGTACTGGAAAAAGCGAATATTTTATTACTGAGGCCTGCGAATATAAGGCATCATTTTTAAAATTCTTTCCTTATATAGGGGTTATCTTAAACATTGAAGCAGATCATTTAGATTTTTACAGAGACATATATCATATAAAGGATACTTTTATAGAATTTACAAAGCTCATACCAAAAGATGGCTACTTGGTTGCTTCAGCTGAAGATAAGGTATTAAAAGAAGTAATCCCTCATGCTAATTGTAATGTAATAACTTATGGCATAGAAGAAGGCTTTATTAGAGCCAAGAACATAACCTATAACGATAGAGGATGTGCGAGCTTTGAAGCTTATAAAGGAGAAGAAAAGTTATTTGACGTTCATATGAATGTACCAGGAAGACATAATGTTCTCAACGCACTTGCCAGCGTATCAACAGCTTTATGCCTTAACATTGATGATAAATTTATATCAGAAGGCTTAGAGGGCTTCTATGGAACTCATAGACGTTTCGAAATTAAAGGTACAAGGAATGGTGTTACTGTAGTGGATGACTATGCACACCATCCAACTGAGATAAAGGCTTGCCTAGGAGCTGCAAAGAACTATCCTCACAAAAGGATTTTCTGTGTTCATCAACCTCATACTTACACAAGAACTATAACTTTATTTGATGATTTTGCAAATTCCTTCTTTGATGCAGATGAGATTATCTTAGCAGATATATATGCAGCAAGAGAAAAATTTAGCAGTAAGGTAAGTTCTGATATGCTTGGTGATGCCATACGTGATAAAGGACTTCCCTGTAAGAACTTCCACAGCTTTGAAGAAATTGTAGCCTATCTTGAAACTAGGCTAGAAGAAGGGGATATGTTAATAACTGTTGGAGCTGGAGATGTATATAAAATTGGTGAAATGTATTTAGCTAATAAATAA
- a CDS encoding response regulator transcription factor, with amino-acid sequence MEGSIGKVLIVDDDENICEVIKMYMDSAGYSTRVCYDGRAAQEMFLEYKPDLVILDIMLPHIDGIDVLKWIRREHETPVIMLTAKGETFDKVLGLELGADDYIVKPFEPKELLARAKAVLRRYNVDSINKEVLSFEDLVIDVNSYNVIYNGQEIKMPPKEFELLHYLANNKNRVFTREQLLCEVWGYDYPGDSRTVDVHVKRLREKLPGGINWQIETVWGVGYKFEVK; translated from the coding sequence ATGGAAGGCTCAATTGGAAAGGTTCTTATTGTAGATGATGATGAAAATATATGTGAGGTTATAAAAATGTACATGGACAGTGCCGGATACTCCACAAGAGTATGTTATGACGGCAGAGCTGCCCAGGAGATGTTTTTAGAATATAAGCCTGATTTGGTAATACTGGATATAATGCTTCCTCATATAGATGGGATAGATGTTCTTAAGTGGATTAGAAGAGAACATGAAACTCCAGTTATAATGCTTACAGCAAAAGGTGAAACCTTTGATAAAGTGCTTGGACTTGAACTTGGCGCAGATGACTATATAGTAAAGCCTTTTGAACCAAAGGAACTTTTGGCGAGGGCAAAGGCAGTACTTAGAAGATATAATGTAGATTCTATTAATAAAGAAGTATTAAGCTTTGAGGATTTGGTTATTGATGTAAATTCTTATAACGTAATATACAATGGACAAGAAATTAAAATGCCGCCTAAGGAATTTGAATTACTTCATTATCTGGCAAATAATAAAAATAGAGTGTTCACTAGAGAACAACTTTTATGTGAAGTTTGGGGATATGATTACCCAGGAGATTCAAGAACTGTGGATGTTCATGTTAAAAGGTTAAGAGAAAAGCTGCCTGGAGGAATAAATTGGCAGATAGAAACTGTGTGGGGCGTTGGTTATAAGTTTGAGGTGAAGTAA
- the purR gene encoding pur operon repressor — MDKFSRNQRVSAITKILLENPNKVITLNTFTELFNAAKSTISEDLIIVRETIARLSVGKVDTVAGASGGVRYTCGISEDESKSFAMELCNVLKEKDRIIPGNYIYMTDIMYNPQIIRKAGVILASKFNNLEVDYVVTVETKGIPLAFEVAKNLGVQLVIVRRDNKVTEGTTVSLNYVTGSTKRIQTMSLSRKSIKKGSKCVFIDDFMKAGGTALGIINLLKEFDSELLSIGVLIEDIETTEKLVPEYISIVEYSGLDDNGAAIVQPSNAFKK; from the coding sequence ATGGATAAATTCAGTAGAAATCAAAGGGTTTCAGCTATTACAAAAATATTACTTGAGAATCCTAACAAGGTAATAACTTTAAATACTTTTACAGAGCTTTTTAATGCAGCCAAGTCAACTATTAGTGAAGATTTGATTATAGTAAGAGAAACTATAGCAAGGCTTTCTGTTGGAAAAGTGGATACTGTTGCTGGAGCATCAGGTGGGGTAAGATATACTTGTGGAATCTCAGAAGACGAAAGCAAAAGTTTTGCTATGGAACTATGTAATGTTTTAAAGGAAAAGGATAGGATAATACCAGGCAATTATATATATATGACAGACATAATGTATAATCCCCAAATTATAAGAAAGGCAGGGGTTATATTAGCTTCTAAATTTAATAACTTAGAAGTAGATTATGTTGTTACTGTTGAAACAAAGGGAATTCCACTTGCTTTTGAAGTTGCAAAAAATCTTGGTGTGCAGCTTGTTATAGTAAGAAGGGATAATAAGGTTACTGAAGGAACCACAGTAAGTTTAAATTATGTTACTGGTTCTACAAAACGAATTCAAACCATGTCACTTTCAAGAAAGTCAATTAAAAAAGGAAGTAAATGTGTTTTTATAGATGACTTTATGAAGGCTGGTGGTACTGCACTTGGCATTATTAATCTTTTAAAAGAGTTTGACAGTGAACTTCTTAGTATAGGTGTACTAATTGAAGATATTGAAACTACAGAAAAGTTGGTGCCGGAGTATATATCTATAGTAGAGTATAGCGGACTCGATGATAATGGAGCAGCAATAGTTCAGCCGTCAAATGCCTTCAAAAAATAA
- a CDS encoding ribose-phosphate diphosphokinase has product MITHGKSIKIFTGNSHPELAQQIADMLGVPLGNSNVATFSDGEISVNINETVRGTDVFVVQSTNAPVNDNLMELLIMIDAFKRASAGRITAVIPYYGYARQDRKAKARDPITAKLVADLITAAGADRVLTMDLHAAQIQGYFDIPLDHLLGAPILAKYYIEKGFKDRDDVVVVSPDLGSVTRARKFADKLHAPIAIIDKRRPKANVSEIMNVIGDVQNKTVILVDDMIDTAGTIANAANVLRDMGAKEVYACCTHSVLSGPAIDKLENCAIKELTVLNTIKLPEEKNLEKINILSVAPVFAEAIRRIYEDVSVSKLFEE; this is encoded by the coding sequence ATGATAACCCATGGCAAAAGTATCAAGATTTTCACAGGGAATTCACATCCAGAGTTAGCTCAGCAAATAGCTGATATGTTAGGTGTACCACTAGGAAACTCAAATGTTGCAACATTTAGTGACGGAGAAATATCTGTTAATATCAATGAAACTGTAAGAGGAACAGATGTATTTGTAGTGCAATCTACTAATGCTCCAGTAAATGACAATCTAATGGAACTTTTAATAATGATTGATGCATTTAAGAGGGCTTCAGCAGGAAGAATTACAGCTGTTATACCTTACTATGGTTATGCTAGACAAGATAGAAAGGCAAAGGCTAGAGATCCAATTACAGCTAAGCTTGTAGCTGACCTTATAACTGCTGCAGGTGCAGACAGGGTTTTAACAATGGACTTGCATGCTGCACAAATTCAAGGGTATTTTGATATACCACTTGACCATTTATTAGGAGCTCCAATTCTTGCAAAGTATTATATAGAAAAAGGCTTTAAAGACAGAGATGATGTAGTGGTTGTTTCACCTGATCTTGGAAGTGTTACTAGAGCTAGAAAATTTGCTGATAAACTTCATGCGCCAATAGCTATTATTGACAAGAGAAGACCAAAGGCAAATGTATCAGAAATCATGAATGTAATTGGTGATGTTCAAAACAAAACAGTTATATTGGTTGACGATATGATAGATACTGCAGGAACAATTGCAAATGCAGCTAATGTATTGAGAGATATGGGGGCCAAAGAAGTTTATGCTTGTTGTACCCACTCTGTACTTTCAGGACCTGCAATAGATAAACTAGAAAATTGTGCTATTAAAGAACTTACTGTATTAAATACAATTAAGCTTCCAGAAGAAAAGAATCTTGAAAAGATAAATATTCTATCAGTGGCTCCAGTATTTGCAGAAGCTATAAGAAGAATATACGAGGATGTTTCTGTAAGCAAATTATTTGAAGAATAG
- the pdxS gene encoding pyridoxal 5'-phosphate synthase lyase subunit PdxS encodes MERYELNKNLAQMLKGGVIMDVVNPREAEIAEKAGACAVMALERVPSDIRKQGGVARMSDPMMIKEIKAAVSIPVMAKVRIGHFVEAQILEALGIDYIDESEVLTPADEAYHINKRDFKIPFVCGAKNLGEALRRIGEGASMIRTKGEAGTGNVVEAVRHMRCIVEEIRKIKNAPEQELMTIAKDMSAPFDLVKYVWKEGKLPVVNFAAGGIATPADAALMMQLGSEGVFVGSGIFKSANPEKRAKAIVLATTYYNDAKVLAEISEDLGEPMNGLDVRELSNRYAERGW; translated from the coding sequence CAGAAATAGCTGAAAAAGCTGGAGCTTGTGCAGTTATGGCACTAGAGAGAGTTCCTTCTGATATAAGAAAGCAGGGGGGAGTTGCTAGAATGTCAGATCCTATGATGATAAAGGAGATAAAGGCTGCAGTTTCTATACCTGTTATGGCAAAGGTTAGGATAGGACATTTTGTAGAGGCTCAAATTCTTGAAGCTCTAGGGATTGATTATATTGATGAGAGCGAAGTATTAACTCCTGCAGATGAGGCTTATCATATAAACAAAAGGGACTTTAAAATACCATTTGTATGTGGAGCTAAAAATCTTGGAGAGGCACTAAGAAGAATTGGAGAAGGTGCTTCAATGATAAGAACTAAAGGAGAAGCTGGAACTGGTAACGTAGTTGAAGCTGTAAGACATATGAGATGTATCGTAGAAGAAATAAGAAAGATTAAGAATGCACCTGAGCAAGAGCTTATGACTATAGCAAAAGATATGTCAGCACCTTTCGATTTAGTTAAGTATGTTTGGAAAGAGGGGAAACTTCCTGTGGTAAATTTTGCAGCCGGGGGAATTGCAACACCAGCAGATGCAGCACTTATGATGCAGCTTGGTTCAGAAGGGGTATTTGTAGGCTCAGGAATATTTAAATCTGCAAATCCAGAGAAGAGAGCTAAGGCTATAGTACTTGCTACAACTTATTATAATGATGCTAAAGTGCTTGCAGAAATTTCTGAGGATTTAGGAGAGCCTATGAACGGCCTTGATGTAAGAGAACTTAGTAATAGATATGCAGAGAGAGGCTGGTAA